The following coding sequences lie in one Musa acuminata AAA Group cultivar baxijiao chromosome BXJ3-1, Cavendish_Baxijiao_AAA, whole genome shotgun sequence genomic window:
- the LOC135628184 gene encoding G-type lectin S-receptor-like serine/threonine-protein kinase B120, with translation MFVPMAVACCVKLPGLRCALLLSVLSVLCFLSHASDTIVPGQPLRDGESLISAGGIFELGFFSPGKSSNRYVGIWYHNFSTNTVLWVANRQNPVKDTTGVLAIAADGNLVILDGGNSSLWSSNASTASNDSVLKLTDDGNLVLNNSGSVAWQSFDYPTDTYMPGMKVGLDLRTKVSQKITSWASEDDPAPGNFSLSMDPRESTQIFMWEGTKPRWRSGRWNGQVFIGIQGMVAQYIYGFKLNNFVQEQKMYFYYDAFNSSHRYVLTWYGIERHMIWKNDTNDWYQYWAQPITPCEVYNQCGKNAACTDSASPICSCLHGFVPASSEEWDGGSWSSGCVRRTALGCRMNNSSGDGGGDGFRTLQGVKLPDISDWNTDVGADSSECQDRCLRNCSCTAYAVVTGIGCLIWGVDLLDIQVFSIGGNDLFLRLASSELDDNKKNTAVLIVTVVLAVILSLGLIFLLWKCRRRIRNLFRRPINEEGLSMFSSGGGSRDRSGSVRVNYESNDESLSELQLWSFDFVQSATKSFSDSNLVGEGGFGPVYKGLLPEGQEIAVKRLSRSSGQGIEEFKNEVVLISKLQHRNLVRLLGCCIHEQERILIYEYMPNKSLDAFLYDQTKKNLLDWTTRYNIIEGIARGLLYLHRDSRLRIIHRDLKASNILLDEEMNPKISDFGMARIFGNDDNETNTQRVVGTFGYMAPEYAMQGLFSVKSDVYSFGVLLLEILSGKRNSTYHHPELGINLIALAWKLWNEDRMMEFVDPVVTQSCTSKQLVRCINVGLLCVQDRPIDRPSMASVVVMLESETSVPALPRQPTFTTDRSFSETDSSTIDLKAMSVNDSITMLTGR, from the exons ATGTTCGTTCCCATGGCTGTTGCCTGCTGCGTCAAGCTTCCCGGTCTCCGATGTGCTCTGCTTCTCTCTGTTCTCTCAGTGCTGTGTTTCCTGTCTCATGCAAGCGACACCATCGTGCCAGGCCAGCCGTTGCGCGACGGCGAGTCATTGATCTCGGCCGGCGGGATCTTCGAGCTGGGATTCTTTAGCCCCGGGAAGTCCTCCAACCGCTACGTGGGAATTTGGTACCACAACTTCTCCACGAACACAGTCTTGTGGGTCGCCAACAGGCAAAACCCAGTGAAGGACACCACCGGCGTTCTGGCCATCGCCGCGGACGGGAATCTTGTTATTCTGGACGGCGGCAACAGCAGCCTGTGGTCGTCGAACGCCTCGACGGCGTCCAATGACTCCGTGCTAAAGCTCACGGACGACGGGAATCTGGTGCTCAACAACTCGGGGAGCGTCGCGTGGCAGAGCTTCGACTACCCGACCGACACGTACATGCCGGGCATGAAGGTGGGGCTCGACCTGAGGACGAAGGTGAGCCAGAAGATCACGTCGTGGGCGAGCGAGGACGACCCCGCCCCGGGCAATTTCTCCCTGAGCATGGATCCCAGGGAGTCGACGCAGATCTTCATGTGGGAAGGGACGAAGCCGCGGTGGCGGTCGGGGAGGTGGAACGGGCAGGTGTTCATCGGCATACAGGGCATGGTGGCGCAGTACATCTACGGCTTCAAGCTCAACAATTTCGTGCAAGAACAGAAGATGTACTTCTACTACGATGCCTTCAACAGCTCGCACCGGTACGTGCTAACCTGGTATGGCATCGAGAGGCACATGATCTGGAAGAACGACACTAACGACTGGTATCAGTACTGGGCGCAGCCGATTACCCCTTGCGAGGTCTACAACCAGTGCGGCAAGAACGCAGCGTGCACTGACAGCGCCTCGCCGATATGTAGCTGCTTGCATGGGTTCGTGCCGGCGTCGAGCGAGGAGTGGGACGGTGGCAGTTGGTCGAGTGGGTGCGTGAGGAGGACAGCTTTGGGTTGCAGGATGAATAACAGCAGTGGAGATGGGGGAGGAGATGGATTCCGGACTTTGCAAGGGGTGAAGCTGCCAGATATATCAGATTGGAACACCGACGTGGGAGCGGATTCGAGTGAGTGCCAAGATCGGTGCTTGAGGAATTGCTCATGTACAGCGTACGCGGTGGTGACAGGGATCGGGTGTTTGATTTGGGGTGTGGATTTGTTGGACATTCAGGTGTTCTCGATCGGCGGCAACGACTTGTTTCTTCGGCTCGCCAGCTCTGAATTGG ATGACAACAAGAAGAACACGGCAGTCCTCATAGTTACAGTTGTTCTAGCAGTGATCCTCTCACTGGGTTTAATCTTTCTATTGTGGAAGTGCAGGAGGAGAATAAGAA ATCTATTTCGACGGCCAATTAACGAAGAAGGACTATCAATGTTTTCTTCCGGAGGTGGAAGTAGAGATCGTTCGGGGTCAGTTCGAGTTAATTATGAAAGTAACGATGAAAGTTTGTCGGAATTACAACTGTGGAGTTTTGATTTTGTACAAAGTGCTACCAAATCATTTTCGGACTCAAATTTGGTCGGTGAAGGTGGCTTCGGTCCTGTTTACAAG GGTTTGCTGCCTGAAGGCCAAGAAATTGCAGTGAAGAGACTTTCTAGGAGTTCAGGACAGGGAATTGAGGAATTTAAGAATGAGGTGGTGCTGATATCAAAGCTACAACACAGAAATCTTGTTAGGCTTTTAGGATGTTGCATTCATGAGCAGGAGAGGATATTGATCTACGAGTACATGCCCAACAAAAGCTTGGATGCCTTCCTTTATG ATCAGACGAAGAAAAACCTGCTCGACTGGACTACTCGGTACAACATTATTGAAGGGATCGCCAGGGGGCTACTGTACCTTCACAGGGATTCGAGGCTTCGAATAATTCATCGCGACCTCAAGGCTAGCAATATTTTGCTCGACGAAGAGATGAATCCTAAAATATCAGACTTTGGCATGGCAAGGATTTTTGGAAATGATGACAACGAGACAAACACGCAGCGAGTGGTTGGGACATT TGGTTATATGGCTCCTGAGTATGCAATGCAAGGACTTTTCTCGGTGAAGTCTGATGTCTACAGCTTTGGAGTTCTATTACTCGAAATTCTTAGCGGAAAAAGGAACAGCACATACCATCATCCAGAGCTGGGAATCAATCTCATAGCATTA GCTTGGAAGCTATGGAATGAAGACAGGATGATGGAGTTTGTCGATCCAGTCGTGACCCAGTCGTGTACCAGTAAACAGCTAGTCCGATGCATCAATGTCGGGCTTTTATGCGTGCAGGATCGCCCAATCGATCGACCAAGTATGGCTTCAGTTGTTGTGATGTTGGAGAGTGAGACTTCCGTTCCTGCTCTTCCTAGGCAGCCTACTTTCACGACGGATAGAAGCTTCAGTGAAACTGACTCATCAACGATAGATCTAAAGGCCATGTCAGTAAATGATTCGATCACTATGCTCACAGGAAGATAG
- the LOC135628185 gene encoding frataxin, mitochondrial-like, with protein MASRFAPRLFLRRLRMRRRAQPISSLHEASAESAGDIGDRIFSPSGAWSPPDFQCVSRVFFSARPSSLDEGKGPAAIDYPSLLPEEEFHRLADETIHDLLEKFEEYGDAIQIDDYEVDYGNHVLTLKLGSLGTYVINKQTPNRQIWLSSPVSGPSRFDWDAMSKTWVYRRTMANLFQLLEEEVGQLCGQPISLR; from the exons ATGGCGTCGCGCTTCGCTCCGAGGCTCTTCCTCCGACGCTTACGGATGCGGAGAAGAGCTCAGCCGATCTCGTCTCTTCACGAAGCTTCCGCAGAATCCGCTGGCGATATCGGCGATCGAATCTTCTCTCCATCGGGAGCTTGGTCACCTCCCGATTTCCAATGTGTTTCTAGGGTTTTCTTCTCCGCTCGCCCGTCATCGCTCGACGAAGGGAAGGGTCCGGCCGCCATAGATTACCC ATCTCTTTTGCCGGAAGAGGAGTTCCATAGGCTGGCAGATGAGACGATCCATGACCTGCTGGAAAAATTTGAG GAATATGGAGATGCTATCCAAATTGATGATTACGAAGTGGACTATGGG aATCATGTTTTGACATTGAAGCTGGGGAGCTTGGGCACGTACGTCATAAACAAGCAAACTCCAAACAGGCAAATTTGGTTATCTTCTCCAGTAAG TGGTCCTTCCAGGTTTGATTGGGATGCGATGTCAAAGACTTGGGTGTACAGGAGGACCATGGCCAACTTGTTCCAGCTTCTGGAAGAAGAAGTTGGGCAACTCTGTGGGCAACCTATCAGTCTTCGTTGA
- the LOC103978497 gene encoding uncharacterized protein LOC103978497 → MKFNHLVESEDQEIKLAVVPRSSNVKTDEDNSLESQTNQVTDQSLQEGCSESSQDIHLWEDFVQMAKLRKNKSLGNILDKERSGSYGNIIEENELSQGFSSTCQLDMNTLDNIDGISLYEDHMDHGSKSQNQNHKNNMFEFHNVSLAEPVHRESLFSIGIVESDEKHHDNDDDHVYSGHARSCFLDSHGVPNTTINDDSLKLDFIGSHSISFENLFSINDGRVRFLNGDRAADSRVSLNQHKAAPDAEYMSHESDIDDQGSTCHSELRGHLSNNSCGCNGLSDPENDCKYFIPKSVSDNQLVDSKDSLCNADSSVDGSDHNSNPGHGIELEQLGNNGAVTCKLNESSIQNKDESTPEGHNIGRVAAWINQLDIQNCDIVEELGKSSNPAQKKEQPKVAGRIESKKVDARSSIGMIVAYDYLSTLSPMSSTAQMANLGLVTIPILSAFVGLKMLNLSGNAIVRITSGAFPKGLHMLNLSKNKISVIEGLRELTRLRVLDLSYNRISRIGHGLASCLMLKELYLGGNKISEIEGLHRLLKLSVLDICSNRISNSKGLKQLAANYASLQAVNIKSNPAEKNVGNEELKKHLSSLLPHLAYYNKQVIRANGSKEVLDRPRRSFSSHQFDRSFRSEGKDSHRGIRGTGLSKSSYSHGKSGNGLNTSIKSSKRSHRPLKSLWPKPTNDLPDAGRNMLLGLQPSSFLRRTQSEGAFGESYELQSYRLDPLVPVPDMEAI, encoded by the exons ATGAAGTTCAATCATCTGGTAGAGTCTGAAGATCAAGAAATAAAGCTTGCAGTGGTGCCTAGAAGTTCCAATGTCAAGACAGATGAAGATAATAGTTTAGAATCCCAAACCAATCAAGTAACAGACCAATCTTTACAGGAAGGTTGTTCTGAGAGCAGTCAGGATATTCATCTCTGGGAAGATTTTGTTCAGATGGCAAAGCTTAGAAAAAATAAATCTCTTGGAAATATATTGGACAAAGAAAGAAGTGGCTCCTATGGAAATATCATCGAGGAAAATGAACTAAGTCAGGGATTTTCCAGTACCTGCCAATTAGACATGAATACATTGGACAACATTGATGGTATTAGTCTATATGAAGATCACATGGACCATGGAAGTAAGTCGCAAAACCAGAATCACAAAAATAATATGTTTGAATTTCATAACGTTTCATTGGCTGAACCAGTTCATCGTGAATCCCTCTTTTCCATTGGCATTGTCGAGTCCGATGAAAAGCATCATGACAATGATGATGACCATGTTTACTCTGGACATGCAAGATCGTGTTTTCTAGATAGCCATGGAGTGCCAAATACAACCATCAATGATGATTCTCTGAAGCTTGATTTTATTGGGTCTCATTCCATATCTTTTGAAAATCTGTTCTCTATCAATGATGGAAGGGTTCGGTTTCTAAATGGTGATAGAGCAGCTGATTCTAGGGTGTCTTTGAACCAGCACAAAGCTGCACCAGATGCAGAATATATGTCACATGAATCTGATATAGATGACCAGGGTTCAACCTGCCATTCAGAATTAAGAGGGCATCTTTCTAATAACAGTTGCGGGTGTAATGGTCTATCAGATCCAGAGAATGATTGTAAATATTTCATTCCAAAGTCCGTTAGTGACAATCAGTTGGTTGACAGCAAGGACTCACTTTGCAATGCAGATTCATCGGTTGATGGGAGTGATCACAATAGCAATCCTGGTCATGGAATCGAGTTGGAACAACTTGGGAACAATGGTGCTGTGACTTGTAAACTTAATGAAAGTTCCATCCAGAATAAGGATGAATCAACTCCTGAAGGACATAATATCGGGCGAGTTGCAGCTTGGAtcaaccaacttgatatccaaaattGTGACATTGTGGAAGAACTCGGGAAAAGTTCTAATCCTGCGCAGAAGAAGGAACAACCTAAGGTTGCTGGTAGGATTGAAAGCAAAAAAGTTGATGCTAGAAGTAGTATTGGAATGATAGTAGCTTATGATTACCTTTCAACCTTGAGTCCTATGTCTTCAACTGCACAGATGGCAAATCTTGGATTGGTTACAATTCCAATCCTTAGTGCATTTGTTGGTTTAAAGATGCTAAATTTATCAGGCAACGCCATAG TTCGGATAACTTCTGGAGCATTTCCGAAAGGTCTTCACATGTTAAATCTGTCGAAGAATAAAATATCAGTCATCGAAGGCCTCAGAGAACTTACACGACTCCGTGTACTTGATCTGAGTTACAACAGAATAAGTAGGATTGGCCATG GTTTGGCTTCTTGTTTGATGCTGAAAGAGCTATATTTAGGTGGGAACAAGATAAGTGAAATAGAAGGCCTGCATCGCCTCCTCAAATTGAGTGTTCTTGACATATGCTCCAATCGAATATCTAATTCAAAAGGACTTAAGCAACTGGCAGCTAATTATGCTTCCCTGCAAGCAGTAAATATCAAGAGCAATCCTGCTGAAAAAAATGTCGGGAATGAAGAGCTTAAGAAACATCTGTCGAGTCTTCTGCCTCATCTTGCTTATTACAACAAGCAGGTCATTCGAGCAAACGGTTCAAAAGAAGTCTTAGACCGTCCTCGACGATCTTTCTCATCCCATCAGTTCGACCGCAGTTTCAGGTCGGAAGGTAAAGATTCTCATCGCGGAATTCGTGGTACAGGCCTAAGCAAGTCATCCTATAGCCATGGTAAGTCTGGCAATGGTCTGAACACTTCAATTAAATCATCCAAGAGAAGCCATAGGCCCCTAAAATCTCTGTGGCCCAAGCCAACCAATGATCTCCCAGATGCTGGCAGGAATATGCTGCTAGGTCTGCAGCCTAGTAGTTTTTTACGACGAACCCAAAGCGAGGGAGCATTCGGAGAATCTTATGAGTTACAATCCTATAGATTAGATCCTCTGGTTCCAGTACCTGATATGGAAGCCATTTGA
- the LOC103978456 gene encoding E3 ubiquitin-protein ligase CSU1, with the protein MPQRHSKNNNDLAFFTYEEKRKLGYGTQRERLGRDSIKPFDACCLCLKPLVDPLCCQKGHVFCKECILECLLAQKKDIKRKLAAHAAQQKQEKEEEEEKLMSQKARELDAFDQQNHGAVPQYSDRSQVRDKNGFHGANSVKVTSYEEEALRNMKAFWLPSATPDAPVKVAAPSIDTICPEGKEKLKLKSLFPICFTEESNEQKNKSKALEISYICPSCKVTLTNTLSLVAMSTCGHVFCKKCSDKFLAADKVCLVCNKGCKERNLVCLAKGGTGFAGHGNHLEATEFKHLGSGTGLGLWKPATKS; encoded by the exons ATGCCGCAGCGTCACTCGAAGAACAACAACGACCTCGCCTTCTTCACCTACGAGGAGAAGCGCAAGCTAGGGTACGGCACGCAGCGGGAGCGGCTCGGCAGGGACTCCATCAAGCCCTTCGACGCCTGCTGCCTCTGCCTCAAGCCCCTTGTTGACCCCCTATGCTGCCAGAAGGGCCACGTCTTCTGCAAGGAGTGCATCCTCGAGTGCCTCCTCGCTCAGAAGAAAGACATTAAACG GAAGCTAGCTGCACATGCTGCTCAACAGaagcaagagaaagaggaagaagaggagaagctaATGTCGCAAAAGGCTCGAGAACTTGATGCTTTTGACCAGCAAAACCATGGGGCTGTCCCTCAGTACAGTGACAGGAGTCAGGTACGTGACAAGAATGGTTTCCATGGAGCAAACAGTGTGAAGGTAACTTCATACGAAGAAGAGGCTCTTCGCAACATGAAGGCCTTTTGGCTTCCATCTGCGACCCCTGATGCTCCAGTCAAGGTGGCGGCTCCATCGATCGATACAATCTGTCCAGAAGGCAAGGAGAAGCTCAAGCTGAAATCTCTATTCCCAATCTGCTTCACTGAAGAGAGCAATGAACAGAAGAACAAATCCAAGGCTCTAGAAATCAGTTACATATGCCCGAGCTGCAAGGTCACACTCACAAACACCCTTTCCCTCGTGGCCATGAGCACATGTGGTCATGTATTCTGCAAGAAGTGCTCCGATAAGTTCTTAGCTGCTGATAAAGTTTGTCTAGTCTGCAACAAGGGATGCAAGGAGAGGAACCTGGTTTGCTTGGCGAAGGGAGGGACAGGATTCGCCGGACATGGGAATCACTTGGAGGCAACAGAGTTTAAGCATTTGGGCAGCGGTACCGGGTTGGGATTGTGGAAGCCAGCCACGAAATCTTGA
- the LOC135628187 gene encoding disease resistance protein At4g27190-like, producing MATGERSIQHLMEEVTNPNVGTVVVYGISGLGKTWTARQAYGRAMASPLFDVFLWISLSVTCTTRRVRQKILESLSIVVEDNGDEERVTEKIHSFLSGRRFLLVLDDAWFTEDRMLATLGVPTPKHNASKVVVTTRTMRTQTVMEPDVVIQQSSFSRKESWDLFCQISGHSIVNRFGQMVVEGSHGMPLLIVLMAGALKDSITDSANEELTAKVSSALMNEVTAARFAYSMLPDDEVKHCLVYCLLFPGDMALHDDELIQYWLMDGLIAEGYLSVAATDKAQKILLLLLHRRLLYRDDDDHVRMHEAVREVLMDTGRQRGDHGYSCATHSEGLTSIWLPDGRYKRISLMESSTDRLPQIPQSFLSSLFLRGIRWLKVIPNSFFDNRQILTLSVLDLSFTAITNLPSSTSNLANLQYLLLKGCEHLEELRNIRSLRKLLVLDASGCSALRTFSPGSFAMMNMLRVLDLSRTSIESFPSLSRLPELRCLFLRGCRRINFQESVFPIADPSKLKELDLSGTALPEFPYGITKTGHLLSLKLCTESDAVDWNDMQWLQAGLTWDEHAGVYASINTCVDDNRSYLSVSNTSFFQYLDKDSPLWDNCFLRFHIRVCPSEEANRDSEFVFQNENFVFRETYFGTKYCSHPPNACRFLEIHHVRPWGIGGVLHHADVVFLNDVKLVKQLSDFELQNLRGMRECWIQRCDQMESIFTAELEDVSEVLSLEKLWISNLEKLSFLFAGVEKETNFTSLKHIHIDCCPNLVGLFCSTLRFQNLETLQIRFCDKLESVYDHSVIGEEAFPRLHTLRLWELPELKSVCGGILPCLKHLKVKECPKLKALPVGVNDMTPIAIIRGERQWWNNLTWEDERIKSHLLFRRWGRF from the coding sequence ATGGCCACGGGGGAGCGCAGCATTCAGCATTTGATGGAAGAGGTAACAAATCCCAACGTTGGGACGGTGGTCGTTTACGGGATTTCTGGACTAGGGAAGACATGGACCGCAAGACAAGCTTATGGTCGAGCGATGGCTTCTCCCCTCTTTGATGTCTTCCTTTGGATCTCCCTGTCCGTCACTTGTACCACCAGACGGGTGAGACAGAAGATACTGGAGAGCCTGTCGATCGTGGTTGAAGACAATGGCGATGAAGAAAGGGTCACAGAAAAGATCCATTCGTTTCTATCCGGGAGGAGGTTCCTGTTGGTGCTGGATGATGCTTGGTTTACAGAGGATCGTATGCTGGCAACACTGGGAGTACCTACACCCAAGCACAATGCCTCCAAGGTCGTCGTCACCACCAGAACCATGAGAACACAAACAGTGATGGAGCCTGATGTCGTGATCCAACAGAGCTCGTTCAGTAGAAAGGAATCGTGGGATTTGTTCTGCCAAATTTCTGGGCACAGCATCGTGAATCGTTTCGGGCAAATGGTGGTGGAAGGAAGCCATGGCATGCCTTTGTTGATCGTGCTAATGGCAGGAGCCTTGAAGGATTCGATTACTGATTCGGCAAATGAGGAATTAACTGCTAAAGTGTCGTCGGCATTGATGAACGAGGTTACTGCCGCAAGGTTCGCTTACTCCATGTTGCCGGACGATGAGGTAAAACACTGCCTCGTTTACTGCTTGCTCTTCCCTGGGGATATGGCACTCCATGACGATGAACTGATCCAGTATTGGCTCATGGACGGACTGATTGCTGAAGGATATCTGAGTGTAGCGGCTACTGATAAGGCTCAAAAGATCCTGCTGCTGCTTTTACATCGTCGTCTATTGTACAGGGACGACGATGACCATGTCCGCATGCATGAAGCTGTTCGAGAGGTTCTCATGGACACTGGGAGGCAACGAGGCGACCATGGATATTCCTGTGCCACCCATTCAGAAGGGCTGACTTCCATTTGGCTTCCTGATGGGCGATACAAGAGGATCTCATTGATGGAGAGCAGCACGGATAGACTGCCACAAATCCCCCAGTCCTTCCTTTCCTCCTTATTTCTCCGGGGAATTCGCTGGTTGAAGGTAATCCCGAACTCATTCTTTGACAACAGGCAGATCCTCACTCTCAGTGTTTTGGACCTTTCCTTCACTGCAATCACGAATTTGCCGTCCTCTACCTCCAATTTGGCCAATCTTCAATATCTACTCCTAAAAGGTTGCGAACATTTAGAGGAGCTACGGAACATCCGCTCACTACGGAAGCTCCTGGTGCTTGACGCTTCAGGGTGCTCTGCCCTGAGGACGTTCTCTCCTGGATCATTCGCTATGATGAACATGCTGAGAGTCCTTGATCTTTCTCGTACCTCAATCGAGTCCTTCCCATCTTTATCCAGGCTCCCAGAACTCCGCTGCCTTTTTCTCAGAGGATGCCGGCGCATAAACTTCCAGGAAAGTGTGTTTCCAATAGCAGATCCCTCAAAACTGAAGGAGCTCGATCTTTCGGGTACTGCACTGCCAGAATTCCCATACGGGATCACAAAAACTGGTCACTTACTGAGCCTGAAGCTGTGCACAGAGAGCGACGCAGTTGATTGGAATGACATGCAGTGGCTGCAGGCTGGATTGACTTGGGACGAGCACGCCGGAGTGTATGCCTCCATCAATACATGCGTGGACGACAACAGAAGTTACTTGTCTGTAAGCAACACCAGTTTCTTCCAATACTTGGACAAAGATTCTCCGCTGTGGGATAATTGCTTTCTGAGGTTCCATATTCGTGTTTGTCCCTCCGAAGAAGCGAACAGAGACAGTGAGTTCGTTTTCCAAAACGAGAACTTTGTTTTCAGAGAAACTTACTTCGGAACGAAATATTGTTCGCATCCCCCGAATGCTTGCCGATTTCTGGAGATCCATCATGTTCGTCCTTGGGGAATTGGAGGAGTCCTTCATCATGCGGATGTCGTCTTCTTGAATGACGTGAAGTTGGTGAAGCaactctcggattttgaactgcaGAACCTCAGAGGAATGAGAGAGTGTTGGATTCAGAGGTGTGACCAAATGGAAAGCATCTTTACGGCAGAATTAGAGGATGTGTCTGAAGTTTTAAGCTTGGAGAAGCTATGGATCTCAAATCTCGAAAAGTTGAGCTTCTTGTTTGCTGGTGTGGAGAAGGAAACAAACTTCACTAGCCTTAAACACATCCATATCGATTGCTGTCCAAATCTTGTTGGTCTCTTTTGTTCAACCCTGCGCTTCCAAAACCTTGAAACTCTGCAGATAAGATTCTGTGATAAGCTGGAGAGCGTTTACGATCACTCCGTGATTGGAGAAGAAGCCTTTCCAAGACTGCACACGCTGCGTCTGTGGGAACTGCCGGAATTGAAGAGTGTGTGTGGAGGTATTTTGCCATGTCTAAAGCACCTCAAGGTGAAGGAGTGCCCCAAGCTGAAGGCACTCCCCGTGGGCGTCAATGACATGACCCCAATCGCCATCATCCGAGGAGAGAGACAATGGTGGAATAACTTGACGTGGGAAGATGAGAGGATCAAGTCTCATTTACTCTTCAGAAGATGGGGTCGATTCTGA
- the LOC103978475 gene encoding uncharacterized protein LOC103978475: MQVFPYRWRLIWNDWDLRSFILISLSLQIILIFSGSLRKRVVSSWISLILWSAYLLADWVATFALGILSNTQTDSGCASSSHTQNDDLLAFWSPFLLLHLGGPDTITAFSLEDNELWLRHLLGLVFQVAVALYVFVGSLPQTRLKSPAAMMFLAGILKYGERSWSLMCASMDCLRNSMVTPPDPGPNYAKFMEDYAAMSAAGLRTEIEMKKEPESRPRSLDTLVEDIRTVTMVTKAHQFFHTFKRLIVDLILSFHDRNESQSFFLKRSPIQAFKVIEIELSFVYEMLYTKSTVLHTVAGPVLRFTSFFFILTALLLFLFTEKHGYKEIDIIITYTLLAGALALEIYSVGLLIFSDWASLRLKDLGYPRLSNMVSAINSFFRPPNKPRWSNSMAQHNLISFCLQHRPSPFNRFLHFLTVKEAWDRYWHTSYCPVTDDLKEFVFEDLKNKSIGADDSKGYKRFSTCRGRWALQQKGHLKELGWSVEVEFDESILLWHIATDLCFYSDDTNQSADTLSYRRISKRASDYMLYLLVVRPFMLTAGIGQIRYGDTCAEAKNFFSRGVETPDLEQACEMLLCVETKVPPVQVKGDRSKSVLFDACKLAKDLLEVEEQRRWKLVSAVWVEMLCYAASNCRGYFHAKQLSAGGELLTMVWFLMAHLGIGEQYRIEEGHARAKLTIEK, translated from the coding sequence ATGCAGGTCTTCCCCTACAGGTGGAGGCTAATATGGAATGACTGGGATCTCCGGTCATTTATCTTGATCAGCTTGAGCTTGCAGATCATCCTCATCTTCTCCGGGAGCCTCAGGAAGCGCGTCGTCTCCAGCTGGATCAGCCTCATTCTCTGGTCCGCCTACCTGCTCGCCGACTGGGTCGCCACCTTCGCCCTCGGCATCCTCTCCAATACCCAAACCGACTCTGGCTGCGCCTCTTCCTCTCACACCCAGAACGACGACCTCCTCGCTTTCTGGTCGCCTTTCCTTCTACTACACCTCGGCGGTCCTGATACCATCACGGCTTTCTCCCTCGAGGATAATGAGCTGTGGCTGAGGCACTTGCTGGGACTCGTGTTTCAGGTTGCTGTGGCTTTATACGTCTTCGTTGGTTCCTTGCCGCAAACCAGGCTCAAGTCCCCAGCGGCCATGATGTTTCTCGCCGGGATTCTCAAGTACGGCGAGAGGTCATGGTCCCTCATGTGTGCGAGCATGGACTGCTTGCGAAACTCCATGGTCACGCCCCCCGACCCCGGCCCCAACTATGCCAAGTTCATGGAGGACTATGCGGCGATGTCCGCCGCCGGACTAAGAACGGAGATTGAGATGAAGAAAGAGCCAGAATCGAGACCGCGGTCATTGGATACATTGGTGGAGGACATCCGCACAGTCACGATGGTGACGAAAGCTCATCAGTTCTTCCACACTTTCAAGCGCCTTATCGTCGACCTCATCCTCAGCTTCCACGATCGAAACGAGAGCCAGTCCTTCTTTCTCAAGCGCTCTCCCATCCAGGCTTTCAAGGTGATCGAGATCGAGCTCTCCTTCGTGTACGAGATGCTTTACACCAAGTCCACCGTCCTTCATACTGTTGCTGGCCCTGTCCTTCGTTTCACCAGTTTCTTCTTCATTCTCACTGCTCTTCTGCTTTTCTTGTTCACCGAAAAGCACGGATACAAAGAGATCGACATTATAATTACTTACACGCTCTTAGCAGGAGCTCTTGCTCTCGAGATCTATTCTGTTGGTCTGTTGATATTCTCGGATTGGGCCTCTCTCAGGCTGAAAGATCTCGGATATCCCCGACTTTCCAACATGGTCTCTGCCATAAACTCTTTCTTCCGGCCACCCAACAAGCCCAGATGGTCTAATTCCATGGCGCAGCATAATCTCATTAGCTTCTGCCTCCAACACCGTCCATCCCCATTTAACAGATTCCTCCACTTCCTCACGGTAAAAGAAGCATGGGACAGGTACTGGCATACCAGCTATTGCCCTGTTACCGACGACCTGAAAGAATTCGTCTTCGAGGACCTCAAGAACAAATCCATCGGCGCAGATGATTCCAAAGGCTACAAGCGTTTCAGCACCTGCAGAGGTAGATGGGCTCTGCAGCAGAAGGGGCATCTGAAGGAACTTGGCTGGAGCGTGGAGGTGGAATTCGACGAAAGCATTCTGTTGTGGCACATTGCCACTGATCTCTGCTTTTACTCCGACGACACCAACCAGTCGGCGGATACGCTTTCTTACCGAAGGATCAGCAAGCGTGCGTCGGACTACATGCTGTACCTTCTCGTCGTGCGGCCTTTCATGCTGACCGCTGGGATTGGACAGATCAGGTACGGGGACACCTGCGCGGAGGCCAAGAACTTCTTCTCGCGTGGTGTGGAGACGCCAGATCTGGAACAAGCCTGCGAGATGCTTCTTTGCGTGGAGACCAAAGTCCCGCCTGTGCAGGTGAAAGGGGACCGAAGCAAATCGGTGTTGTTCGATGCCTGTAAGCTAGCAAAAGACTTGCTGGAGGTGGAGGAGCAAAGAAGATGGAAGTTAGTGAGTGCAGTATGGGTGGAGATGCTATGTTACGCCGCAAGCAATTGCAGAGGGTACTTCCACGCGAAGCAGCTCAGCGCCGGTGGAGAGCTGCTCACGATGGTGTGGTTTCTAATGGCCCATTTAGGAATAGGGGAGCAGTATCGGATCGAAGAAGGGCATGCAAGGGCCAAATTGACGATAGAGAAGTAA